Genomic DNA from Magnolia sinica isolate HGM2019 chromosome 4, MsV1, whole genome shotgun sequence:
ACATCTCGAGCAGACTAAGTGGATCTCTTATTGAATTGTGTGGACTTCGACAGTCATGATGAATGCACCCAATCACACCTACTTTTACTGGCCATGCAGTGGACTCATCAAGTGAGTCAAAGTAAGCTCAATTAGGACCTCTTCAACCACACATGCTCATGTCTAGGGATTTGGCGGAGTGAGTGCAGTCGCAAGTCCTTTAGTCTAGCCCAGATAAGTCTCCCAGTCTGGATGTTTGCCAACTGTCCTACCAATGCAAGTGTTCAATGGTTCCACCAAGTTACTATATCCATGGCACACTCACATGCTTGTGTGGGGTAGGGCTAAGGCAATGCCAGCACCAAGTCAACGTCCTTAAATGGTGGGGACTATCCACATTGAGACTAAGTTAGTCTCCTCTCATAAGTTGACCAATCATAGAAAACTACAGGTTTGTCCTAGAATCTGTGTGGTCATGGCCAGGGTAATAAGGTTGATGGAGCACAACTCTCCATTGGCCAATAGTCGTTGTGTCTAATCTCAGGTACCTTAGGACATTTAGAGGAAAAACCTCTTAAACACATATGAATAAACATGTGACACATTAATTAAGCCAATGGATGAATGATTGAATCATGCATGTAAACCATATAAAAGGTAATGTAATATTGGTTTTCCATGGCACAGCCCCaacttcttttcttctccttttgttGCTCGTGTACACACCACACATATGACAGCATGGCACAttaatccagtccatccatcaggaGATTGATGGAGCACAACTCTCCCTTGGGCAATAGTCGTTGTGCCTCATCTCAGGTACCTTAGGACATTTAGAGGAAAAACCTCTCTAACACATATGAATAAACATGTTACACATTAATTAAgccaatgaatgaatgattgaatcaTGCATATAAACCGTATAAAAGGTAATGTAATATTGGCTTTCCAGGGCACAACCCCAacaactttttcttctctttttgctgctcatgtacacgccacacatgtgacagcatggcacattaatccagcccatccatcaggttggtccaaccttatacgtgttttcccaaaaataaatccggtccaatcagcatgtgggcctcaataatggatAGAGGTTCATGGGTTAGagacttcagccaagtttttaaGAACCCTATATTTGCTTTGCAAAATGTGGCCAAGATGACCAGTAGagcaacctgattcttgggcataTGGCATCATCATAATGGTGCTGTTCTGATGGACGAGTTGGATCTCAGAcatcatgccatgctggcacatgtgcggCGTGTGCATTAGCTTTATTCCACgcttgtgtgggcttagcaaagctctatgtGTAGAGATACATGACATATTTAAAAATGTATTATTTATGTAAATTTTAGTTCATAAATGCATcaattgtaaaaagaaaaatatcttccTGACAAAAAATACATTATAAGTATATTAAACAGTATATAAATACTTCCAAAATATAAAACAAAGGCCAAGCGAGGTTTTCTCATAATTGCTATCTCGAAATGTGTCTGGTGCAACATGGTAATTCTTTAGGAAAAATGGAGGGTGCTTGTTTGACAAGTATTAGGTATTACAAATTAAAGAGAAATTAAGGTTCTCTTGTAAATTGTAATTGCAATTTCGACGTGTGTCCGGTGTTTGTTTAACAAGTTACTTCTTTAGGAAAATGGAGTGTGTGCATAGGAAATAACAATTTCCCGTATAGTTTCTTTCCCTCATAATCatccttttttctcattttttttttcttgtttttttggtttttacaGGTTTTATCTGATCTTTTGTTGGTGTTTAGAGGCATGAAAATGCTGCCTTTGGTCTATACGTGTTTCCATATTGAGCGGAATTGATGGGTTTCATTTGTGTCTGGACGAATCATACACAGCTAAAACAAATGTATAAAATTTTCATGTGTATAACAAGTAGAATATGATAAGTATGAAATTTCCGAAGCGGTCCGTGCTTGTGCTTCCAAAGCGGTATGTGATTGTGCTTTTAATGTTCATTTCCACATGCATCTGCTACATCGAACGCGTCGGCTTCTCAATCGCTTACACAGTAGCTGCAGATGCTGTTGGGGTGAACCAATCAAGCAAGGGCATGATACTGTCAACGTTCTATTTCGGGTACGCAGTATCGCAGATCCCTGGAGGGTGGGTCGCGCAATGCATTGGGGGGAGACGTGTTCTACTACTGTCATTCGTATTGTGGTCCATGACATGTGCTTTAGTTCCGCTTGACCCCAACCGGGTCCAGATCCTGGTGATCGCTCGCTTGCTCGTCGGGGTGGCCCAAGGTTTCATCTTTCCCTCGATCCACACCGTTCtagcacagtgggtcccacctcatgaacggtcaCGGTCTGTTTCTCTCACAACTTCAGGAATGTACCTAGGTGCAGCAGCCGGCATGCTCCTGTTGCCGAGCTTGGTTAAGTTCAAGGGGCCCCAGTCAGTATTTTTGGCTGAGGCCGCTCTGGGTTCCATGTGGTCTCTTCTTTGGTTCAAATATGCGAGCGACCCACCAGGTTTGGATCCCCTAAAAGCAACTGCTGCCAGTTTCGGGGAATCTTTGTTGCCGATCACGAAGTATAAAGATTCCCCAAAAGGGGGTTTGCAGAAGGTGAAGGTGGAGAATGGAGGATGCTCGGTCCGCGTCGTCAAAATACCATGGAAAAGGATAGTCCTCAGCTTGCCTGTTTGGGCAATCGTTGCGAACAACTTCACTTTCCATTACGCGCTGTACGTGCTGATGAATTGGCTGCCGACATACTTTGAACTAGGGCTCCGGCTTAGTCTTCAGGAGATGGGCTCGTCAAAAATGCTGCCTTATTTGAACATGTTCATATTCTCCAATATAGGTGGAGTCGTCGCTGACCACTTGATCACAAGAAGGATCATGTCTGTAACCCGGACCCGGAAGTTCTTGAACACGATTGGGTTCATTGTTGCAGCCCTCGCTTTGATGGCCCTCCCCATATTCAGAACTTCCACCGGCGCCGTCTTTTGTTCTTCCATTTGTCTCGGTTTCTTGGCATTGGGAAGAGCTGGGTTTGCCGTGAATCACTTGGACATTGCTCCAAGGTACGCGGGGATTGTGATGGGAGTTTCCAACACTGCTGGGACGCTAGCGGGCATTGTTGGGGTCGGGCTCACAGGCCGGATTCTTGAGGCAGCTAAGACCACCCATATGGATCTTTCGAGCCCAGAAAGCTGGAAGCCAGTGTTCTTCATTCCGGGGTGCCTCTGCATATTCAGTTCATTTGTGTTTTTGATATTCTCGACTGGGGAGAAGATTTTCGATTGAAGAAGAACACATTCGGACCCATCACAACACACCATCAGGCCACTTATACAAATCAGTCATTCAGCTTGCCCATCATTTTGTAGCATTGTTACCCTTCCCAAGGTGTTGATGTCTCCATCATCTGTGAAATGTGGAGTCGCCAAGATTGGGTATGTTGACAGCATTCAGtcgattttttctagattttattttttaatggtattTTTTAGACCTTTCAAAAAAGATTGTCATTTTTTAGATTTTATGTGAATTACTAGAACTTTTTCTTTCACGATTGGAAATTTTAAAGCTGAAGGTAGTCTCATGAACCAGATTGAGTAGAACCAGGTTGATTATTAAGTGGATTCTGCCATGAACATGCCCTGGCCCGAACATCATGCGGGGTGCACCAATTAGGTGAGTGAAATGTGTATGTTGAATGTTGACTGTTTTGTCAGATCCAtatttagccatccattttttttccatcttaCACATTTGGCCCGCCTGATGAGTGGGGACTGTCATGATATCTGTATGCTTATTTATATTTCACTCACCTCGTATAATATTTTTTAACTGTGTTCTTTCAATGGTCGAAGTGTCAAATGAAGAAGTGGGAGACGAATGGGTCTTAACAGGTCAGAGAGCTGTTTGTTCTATTTTTACACCGCTTGTTTTTCTTGTTGTAAAATCCTACTATGAAGCTGATATCGGCATTTTTCATACTTCTAAAACTTGGTGGCTCAACTTGAAACTCATCTGATTCAACTCAACTCAATGAGAAATCAAGCTGAGTCTCCATGAAACTCACTGGCGAGCTCAACTTGGTTTACGACTGGGAATGACTCATCGAGTGGGCTTGCCTGCTCGGTCGACTCGAGTTGCTGAGTGAATTCACctttaaataaaagataaatgcaTCTGAGATCACAGTGTTTACCAACAAGCCACGgttatttatgttttcatttttattttctttgctgcAAAATACGATATTATAAAGGCACTTAAAGCAAAGATAGTAAGAAGGTGGAGGGTTTGAGAGCTTCATGGTAAATGTTATTCAAACTCCAGTCTTCAAATTCAGCCAAATTTTCTTGTTAGCTCTGTACCATATGGATGACTTCTCAGGATGGGCCTTGTCCTCCCTTTAGTATGTTGATAACCATCGATCTCTATCTGTCATGTACCAAGACTCTAGGCTGACTTGGGCTATGAAACAAAGCATAAAATTCTGTCATGTACCTAGAGCACAGGCAAGGAAGCCCCTACTATTCTGCTAAAACACTGCACTAGACCCCTAATATGTGATGGCCCATTGGTGATCCATCAAAGCTATTTTGTGTTTTGGTTAGATTATTTTTCTACTCTTACCATTGTGAATATCTATTgttattattgaaatattaatCCTAGTTTTTAAATATTGGGTCGAGTCGAATTGAGTTTTCAAGTCAACCCGACAAGGCTGGATATCGAGTCAAGTCCTAGTTAAGTTTTTTGAATTATGATGTTTCTAACATGTTGTTCCATATGTGGGTAAGTCAGTTTTTTCGAGTCTGTTTCGGTACAGGCAGCCCATTTTGGGCCGcatggtgtgtgtgtgcatgacaactagactccaccatgatgatcaGACACCTAAAAATTAGGGCAATccaacaatcaggtgggccacacatcagagAACAATGTATCTTTCTCCataaaaatctctaaattcacgTGTAGCGTGTGGTGattggattggtctgatttttagaTGAATTCAcctgttggatggtttggatgatgcAAACATAATATAGGGCCAACCATAAGAGATTTTAtgagatctacaccatccatcagatgtgCCCCTTCATGGTATATCcttgggaaaaataaaaaataaaaaatcagcacaATCTACGTTTCAGGTAGGCAGCACCGAAGGAAACGGTGgagggcgtttggcgcatggtattagatgggattaggtaggATGGAATTCCACTCTCAGAAGTAGACTCTGAAGTTTCAAATCCCGGTCAAGGGTTCTTAGGCCCagtttgttaaatctaaagtctaaagcctgaaatctgaaatctgaagctgaatctgaaatctgaagcctgaatatgaaatctgatatggctgaaatctgaaaattaattactgaatttgaaacaatttatttgttaacaaacatttgaaatgtctgaaatatgttaatttgacatatTTACCCCTATttcctgtttggaaatgttttacattataaagaaattattttttattaaataaaaataaaattattctatttaatttaaataaactataaagtacttaatagaaaattaaaatataattattcataaaaatagataaaaaattaatgatttgcatgtataaaTACAggtaaaaagttttggatcaagctgatttttgttttttgtttttttttgtttacttcatctgggaatgtatgacctaataaacatattggatgtcaaataaacagtatagtgggccctatgaggattttaatggtggatatccaatcactattgttttcctgtggtgtggtctacctgagatttatatccctcgtatttttgggataaagacataaaatgatacataaaaatagatgaatggaatggatgaaacacatgcatcatgggggccacagagcaccgaccaccaccaatcgggatggtggcaggggagtagacaatccgtttccgtatccagctatatagctggtggagatgggtgcggattagatactgacgagACTCGCtacggaagtgacgtcactaagttccgtggactccactatgatgtatgtgttgtatccacgacgtccattcatttagagatattattttaatgcatgacccagaaaatgaggcagatccaaagctttagtggaccccaccacataaaacaatgggaagattgatgtccaccgttgaaacttttttcgaaatccaacctattaaaaagttaaaaaagcaTTAAAGTAGGGAAACcacaaacatcggcttgatcaaaaacttttgtggcctttataagtttttaatggtggtatcactctctccactgttttctatggtggggtccactggatctttggatgtaactcattctttACATCTTATCCTAAAAtcatctctccagatggatggacggcatggatacaaaacatacattatggtggggccacaaaacttggtgacgtcacttcaatagcaatCCCGTTGCCGCCCATCTGCTccaacgcggattgcgtcctacctccgccCGGACACATTACCGTCAGGgcaagctctgtggagcccaccgtgatgtaagtattttatctaagccattcttcgttttttctcatattattttaacatATAATCCTAAATATTAAGCAGGTACACAACTCTAGTGAACCACCCCAAAGGATGCTAcattgataatgacatccaccgttgaaacctttttgagggctactgtgatgttttttacaccatccaacctattcattaggtcatgtagacgtggatgaagtgaaaacattaatatcaacttgatccgaaacttcttcaactcctaagaagtttttaatggtggacgttcaatccccaccttgtggtccagttAATCCCTGGACCTGCCTCTTTTTTTAGCTCACACcttaaataatatgaaaaaagttgatggacggtgtggatcaaacacataaatcatggtggggcataaagaaattTTAGAGGTTAAAAGTTAGTTTTGCATTGcacaaacaatttaaagagaaacaATTGTCATATTAACTTAAAAGGAATAATTTTGGAAACAAAAACttttgtttaataaaaaattcGTTGAGCGCATTTCATGTTCACCGTTAAGCTATACTCCTATCAcgaaaagaattcagtgaaaaacctcTTAGTGCTTTTCTTCTCTTATtgatgcattaacaaacaccactaaacacagaATATTTTCTCTATTCTGCGTTAAGTACAAAAATTAAGCGTTAACAAACAGGgccttactcttactcgggtggtagattGTTAGAAGTTCCAACTCCGgttaagggtttgagtacccattggtggtgaaattccactagtgtgtggggtgtgtgcggaAATGCTCGGAATTAAAttagatggaattacatttggtccgtgccaattccactcaatgttaacaagttgtgtaggtctgaccatgatgtgtgggctatatccacaccattcacccattttttgagatcattttagagcgtgggcaaatttaggtagatctaaagctcaagtggaccccaccatagaaagcagtggggattgaacacctacagttgaaaacttctttggggccacataagttttagacccgtctcatttttatgctcatgccataaaatgaggtgacAAAgaagataaacggtttggatataacacataggtgttattctcaatagtttcaaatgattgTGGGAATATCTATTCAATGTAAAGCGGACCAAAGAATAAATCTCATTCTATTGGAAATAGGGAAAATCCCGGTTACatataataattacattttttgaaTCTCATCTCATCTAATCTTTCCCAATACCGTGGGCCAAACACCCACAGGTTTTTGggggcggattggatactgacaaggtcagtagccagctactgaagtgatgtcacaaaGCTTTGTGGAccatacatgatgcatgtgttgtatccataccgtccaaatatttttagagatagttttatgtcattacaaagagaatgagatagatctaaatttcaagtggacccaccacagaaaactgtgggagcagtcacagccaccgttgaaacatttatagggcccaccataatgtgcttttgagatccaacctattcataagttaacatagagatagatgaagtgaaaaaataaaataaaatcaacttgattggaaactactgtggcccataagaggttttgaacagtggatgtcactgtccccaatattttctatggtgtgtccgcttgaactttagatctatctcattctctttgtaatgccgtAAAAAGATTTCtaaaaatgtttggacggtacggatacaacacatgcatcatgatgtgtccacagagcttggtgacgtcacttcagtagccattcggctactgaacttgtcagtatccaatccgcgacCCAGGTTTTTGCATGGGCCTACCGTTGTGTTTATATTCCACCCAGTCTATGAATCAGTGGAACGCTCCAGTTCATTCAGTCCAGCGCACATTTCATGAGCTACTCTGTAAACGTTACAACAATCTGACAAATACTAACCATTACACCAATGGTCTCTactatggacggtcaagattgtttgCACAAAATAGGTGTAATcagcaatttgatccatctagtTTTTGGggtccatcatggattgcttacgaTGCTAAATAAATACTTTTATTAGGCAACctataaccatcccatccatgtctTGAACAAGGGACGGCTACGAAAAAATTAGGAGCACTGTAACATACGGAAAATATAAATACTTTTATTAGGAAACCTATAACCATCCCtcggattgtcccctgttgcc
This window encodes:
- the LOC131243923 gene encoding probable anion transporter 6, with protein sequence MISMKFPKRSVLVLPKRYVIVLLMFISTCICYIERVGFSIAYTVAADAVGVNQSSKGMILSTFYFGYAVSQIPGGWVAQCIGGRRVLLLSFVLWSMTCALVPLDPNRVQILVIARLLVGVAQGFIFPSIHTVLAQWVPPHERSRSVSLTTSGMYLGAAAGMLLLPSLVKFKGPQSVFLAEAALGSMWSLLWFKYASDPPGLDPLKATAASFGESLLPITKYKDSPKGGLQKVKVENGGCSVRVVKIPWKRIVLSLPVWAIVANNFTFHYALYVLMNWLPTYFELGLRLSLQEMGSSKMLPYLNMFIFSNIGGVVADHLITRRIMSVTRTRKFLNTIGFIVAALALMALPIFRTSTGAVFCSSICLGFLALGRAGFAVNHLDIAPRYAGIVMGVSNTAGTLAGIVGVGLTGRILEAAKTTHMDLSSPESWKPVFFIPGCLCIFSSFVFLIFSTGEKIFD